TCAAGAATCATAAGgtatatataaaacaaattcaaaatctagAAACGATACAATGAACATCAAGAATAAGACACTCCAAGATGAGTTATTCCAGAACAAAATTCAGGTACACAAAATACATATGAAATAAAATCCAAATCTAGAACACCAACACAATACATATTCAATGAACATTCCCAACCTACACTTCAAGAATAACCCCTTACCTAAAGCTCAAGAATAACACCTTTCTAGATGAGTTGTCCCAAAACACAATTCAGGCCATTAAAAACCAACAAACACTcgctacacacacacacccctacaaattaatcaataaaattgAAGACTGGCTACCActgaccaaaaataaaacaagataatgATAATCAGGGTCGAGATGCAATGCCTAATCATACACCCAACACTCACTATGTACAATTCTTAAAACATCAAAAAAACTTCATGACTCTAGCATTTCCATTatgttcaaattattttttgaatgagaaagtcattattttttcaactgTCATTTTCTATACAAGAAGAAAGGGTTTACCTGAATTAGTAATTATAGAAATCAACCACTACAAGAATATGCCCTCATAAAGTACAACGGATGAAGCATGCCAATGTAATAGTTACTAAGAGCATTCCCATATGGCTCACCAGAtgttatttttagcaaaacaattTACCTAATCAAcccaaaaacaaatgaaaaataccTCAATACTCTTGTTGAGGGTACTGTTCATCGCTATTGgtaaaacaaaatcattttttattcactctctctctctctctctctctctctctctctctttgtggtGATGGAGTGCGCAGTGGGTTGATTCTTTGAGTTGACATGCTCGACATTACCACCACTGGTACTTCAAGTGCTCACATATTGGAGATTTGTGGGTTGATTCTTTGGTTTGGGTTGATTTATGGATGATTTTTGTGGGTtgatttgtttgatttgggttgatttttgtgCAATGGTTaattgtggttgttgttgtgggttgatttttggAAAGAGGAAAAATAGTATTTAAACAGAATGAATATAGAGTATTGAGGCTAATGTAGTAGAATGTGAATAGTAGATTAGCTGAAGTAACAAAAGTTGAGTTTTGGAGGTCAATTTGGCTAAAAAGTGCATTGAGcctaatgctaatgctcttatagCATGAAAGCTTCACCATTCACCAAATCAAGTCCATGTAATTAGCCACATCGACCTAACTCCTAGACACTTCCAACCAATCAAATTAAGTCAGGTAACAAATAAAATGTACATTTGCTGTTCAAGTTACTATATAACCTGACAATCAAAACAAGATCAAGGGTCAGTTTGCCATCAGATTTTCCTCTAGGATTATAAACCAGAACTTACCAGGTAGTATATGAAGTTTAGAACAGGATGATCCAAAACATCAAGGTCTGCTGCTTTATCAAATGCATTAAAACACATCTGCAGTGAGGGaaatgattttaaaaagttgttaaTCAGTGGAATAGACATCAAAAGCAGTGAACAGCAACAGAGTGACATTGTCATCATCAATTGATCAACTGAACAGCCTGAACTAGGAATGACCAAGCAGCAGGCACAGAATGGTAAATAATTTAGGTCACAGAAAGTATATACACACCTAAAATCATACATAAAGCATTCATGTATAAACTTCTGAAATTAAGTAAATATCGACTGACCACCCTAGTAGCTTCATCAGTATTAAACTAAGTAAACATCAAACCAAGTCCactttttggttttgttggtTTAAGAAGCAAAGGCAAGGGTTACATGAAGTGAACCTGAAAAGAATCCAGGTGAACTCACCATAATGCATCGGGCAAGGAAACATGTAAAACATATGGTGGTCACATAGCCAACCTGCCCAAGACAAGAGACCCACAAAAATAAGttcagaaattttaaaaagaaaaaagtgaaaaagttaCAATGattatttctaaaaaagtaAATACCTCTTGCAACTTCTTACGTCGTCCTTTGGATTCTACAGGGAATCGCTGCAGCATCAAAAAGAGTCTGACAGAAGATGACAGCTGAAAATGTTAGAAGATGACACAAGGTATAtgccaaaattcaaaattatgcaGTTATGCTACATCCATGCAACCACATTACTAAGTGATTGAAGATGAGGGATGCCAATGAACAGTTATAATTAGGAGAATGATTCACcaaactagattttttttttctttttgataggtaatcagaaaacttatattaaagagggaaaaaaataaaagagaattacaagatgttcatgatgatgaacaacaacacaacacaacagcAACACAACAgcaacacaacacaacaaaacACAACAGCAAGAGAGATGTCAGGGAACTAAGTTAAGGGAAGGCATaaactcagagagagaagaacacTCAGAAAAACCCCAACAACGAGACCACTCCATTAGACTGCGTTGGCATAAAATCTTTAACTCCTCCAATGtcttttctttatcttcaaaAGATCGACGATTTCGCTCCAACCATacaatccacattaagcacCCTGGAACCAAATCCTAGATCTCCGAattatgcttcccaagccactGATGCCAACTAGATAACAAACCCGCCACCGAACCACATTCACCAAACTAGATAATCAAGTAAGGTGTTACACTGTCAAAATTTCTACCATAAATTGTAGGTAAGACCTAGGAAAATGAGACTTAGTCTCAACCGGCTCTTATGAGGAGAAAAAttgtcatttgagctagagctcattggcaacatacaaattttactaaatttCCCATTTCCTTCATCCCATTAAAGGAAAGGTCAAACTTTTTATTCAAatactctcaagtctcaactcaTTGGTAGATAAAATGCAGATTTTCCTAGCCAAAAGAACATTGACCCAGAAGatagtataataaaaattgagagaataactcaggcagccagaTTTTCACATAATTTGGATCAAACTGGACTAGGCACAGGAAGAGAAGACTAGCTACAGTCCAAAAAGTCAATTGTTTGCCAAGTTctaattaacaaaaattgaaaattaaagcTCACAAACCCATTGAAGATGAGCTTAGGTTAATGAATGAAGGAGGTTGAATTGACATTGTCTGGTATGAATACCTCCAATGACATGAAAAAGACATGTCTCATATTCCTTTGTGTGTGTTTAAACTATTTGGTTTCCTGGAGTTAGAGACTGACATGAACACAAGACCTCAGGTGTAAGCATGCAGATAATATCTTGTAAGTGTTAGTGAATGAGCTATCTATTTGGGGCAGTAGAAAATCAAGCTGACTAAACTTAATGCAGGGGCAAGTGGATTTTGGTCTATACCTTTACATatacttatttatatatgatgcAACCTTGGATGAATTAATGCTGATTGAAAAGCAAATgcagcagaaaaaaaaaaaggagaagttACCTGCCACCATAGAGGAGAAACCCCAGGGCTGCAAACAAAGAGACACCTGCCAGAATACATGGACCAGGACCCATAAATCAATATCAGGATTAACTAAGCTTTACAAAAATGTATTTAGCATATAGTAGAGATAAACCTGCAAAGAACATCTTAGATAGAATGACCACAATTGGTAAAGGCTTCCACCACATAATCAACCACATAGCAATCTGTATCCACATAAAACTTCAGTACATAACAGAGTAAATTTGCAGATCAAAATATCCTTGCTTGTAACATAAAATCTTATATAAATCTTTTAGCTTGCATTTACCATAAACATAATTCTATAGTCAACAAGCATGCAACATTATGGATCAAGTAACAAGTATATGATATTGCCAGGATCACAAGCAGAACAGGAGCATGCATAATGATCCCACCAACAAAACTTAGACAGTAATTAGGATGGGTATCAAGGAGTGCAGGGAGAATAGGAAGCATAGTTTCAGAACTGAGATCTAGTACAGGGAGAGTGGGAGACTATCAGATGTACATTACAGACGTGCATATCACACACACACCATTGGTAATATGACATACACTAAATGAACTGGATAATAATTGCACAATActgtataaaatattttgtataaagCAAGAAAAGTTTAAGATAGAGAGGGAAAGCATTGTGATATCTCCAACACAAAGAAAGTAGACGATCATTCAACATAAAACTTGCAGAAGCCAACTCTCATAAGTCATAGCATGAACCTCTGAGTGAATGGTCAATGAAGAACTAAAATACGAAAGGATCATTAAAAAAGCAGCTCAGCATCAAGTCATGTCAACCATGGATTTTTTAATATCATAGGTGACTTGcaaaccttctctctctctctctctctctcctgatatctcttttatttatttattagtgttTGCTCTAATGGAAACATTAAGCTACATAACAAACATAACCTCCAGAAAAATATGAACCAAATCCCACCCATGAGATCAAAAGGTCATTTTCAAAAGCTACATAGAGATGtagatatgtatatatgtatgtagtAAACCTTATATCAATTTTGATATGAAGGAGAACTTCATTTTTGTTTGCAAtaagtttctcttttttttttcgtgtgTGGATTGGGGGGTGGGGTATTCTCCTTGATTGGATTGGTGATATAGAACTTGAGAAtccaccacacacacacacacacacatatatataattcaatagttacaatgggggaggggggaggggggattgAAACCATGAATGTCTCCGTTGGAAACACTAAAAGGTGCCAACCTGTTGAGCTGCAAAGCTACTGGCTGCTAGCAAGAACCCACCAAATATATGGAgaacaaatacaataataacTAGATGCGAATATGACTTTTATTACCCATGATCCAATTAATGACCATTTTAGCTATCATAAAAGAAAGGAGGAAAAAGGTGAGGGGCAACAAATACTAAAATCATAAACCTAGTCTTAAATCTCACAAAACTAGACTAAAATATATGACTTCACAAAGTCCATATGCAGTATGTTTATATCTTATATCTCtcaaaaaagtagaaaattgtACAAGCACCTAACTCCAATGAGGATTCAACTATATGATACCAGTTAGCAAAAAAATAGATGACAAAAACCAACCAATGAAATCTAGCTCAATTAGCATCTCCTCCCCCCAGGGATAGAGTGGAAGGCTCAAGCCCCACCAAATAGCTAACTTGCTGATAAAAAAGGAAATACATGaccaaaaaatgataaagaacaatTTGGAAACATCAAGCTTCACTCCATTTGTTTCAACAGAAAATAGTTTTCTCCTATCTTTGGTTGCATCCCTCCAATGATCCCAAAAAACATATTCCACTATTTTGCACAATGAGGTCAAAGGGTGCAATGTTGGAGCCGAATTGAGGATAAACCTATGTCCTAGACTAAGGAATGTGATggttcaaaatgatcaaatgctCGGTGTTGTTCAACAACATTAGGGAGAAAGGTGTGTGTGCACACACACATACAGAGGGGGGGAGAgagattctttttctttattttttttctatcaagAATGGAAGCCATGTAACATGAAGATTTTTTAAGCATTTAAGCCGTTTTTGGATTATTTTCCATTGATTTTAGATAAGGTTTTCCATTGACCAAGATCTTCAATTGTACCAAACGTCAAAAAGTGTTTTATACCAAAACAATTTGAAGAGTTAATGAGCTAACAAGAGAAGGATTGTGATTCAAGTAGCAATTTTGACACTACAATGTTTAATGAAAGGAGTGTAGACATTGTGCACTCATAAATGAGGAGTGAGTTGTTAAATACATGGATTCATGTAGCATTTGATATTTCTCTTTATTGGTGTCACATTATACAATagatttttagtaaataaaaatttgttcaatCCATAGTCAATTGCTTGTATTCAATACATATATCAGACATGCAAATTTCACATTACTCGAATTACTTGAATCCCACACCTAAccaaatttcaattcaaatgagACAGTTATTAATCGCCAATCATCAATATTTGATGAACGAACGTAACTACCATGGGTAGCACATGTAATCCAAGATaggtttgaaaaaaataataaagtaataataTCCAAGTGGAGTTTatcaagggaaaaaagaagactTTCAAGTAACCAagcattttatcatttttcttaattagatacaaattttgacaaatccaccgttgGATTACGTTATCTTCAtgtattctccatacttgcaaaatttcaaaatgatcaaaggtcaatagccatgtcatcagtcaattgtttaaattcaagcttttatagtttaaaataatgcataaaagataagtttatggattgaatagtaaataacatccaattggcatgaaaattggcatacatattaagaacatataaaacatataatccaacggtggaattttcaaaatatgaatttaataacaagttattgagtggtgtaatattgcttagaattattaattaaaaaaaaaaaaaacattgtttagagttacaccaaggGTAACTTGAACcagacctctctctctctctctctctctctctatatatatatatatatagagagagagagagagagagagagagagagagtatgctTTTTTACATATAGTAAtcatatttttgataagtaaataattttgttgaaaaaatataaagtgcTACCAAAGTACACGGGCTGTATACATAAATAGTAAGcacaagaagaaaaataaataaataaataaatagaaagataaaaaatggtAGCTAGGTTAAGCTCAAGGGGTCCATAAATTCTAGGAGCCacaaattagaaaaagaagGAGATGACAAAGTCCACCCAAATAAAGAATTCAAAAGCAGGTATTTCAACTCCATCATGCTGACTACACGGTCCTCAAAGCATTGTGCCTTCCGTTTTCTCCATAGACACCACATGAGACAACGGAATAACTAACCATATACCTCCAATAACCCCCACTGTACCACCTCCATGAACTCTCTAACATCTCCTAAACTGAAAACGGCATCATTCAGAAACACCAAATAAGCATAACAACGTGGACCAAAATTCCTAAGCCACCTCACAATGTAGAAATAAATGATTCACACTCTCCTCACTTCTTTTACACATAAAACACCACCCACAATGATAATACCCCTCTTCCATATACTATACACCATCAAAGGGTCAAAATCCTTTCTAAAACCACACACTAGACAGAGAACGTCAAGCAAACGTCACCCTTGGCAGGGGAGGggttttacaaatatttttccaaGGAAACTATGATCCGCCCCCATAAAACCATGCAATAGCTCCACATGGAAACCCTTTTGGGGCGACAGGACCCACGGTAGTCTATCTCTCTCCCCAATGTagatccttttttttattattatttttttattatgtaggAGAACTTCACTCAGAGTAGTTGCGCGTCGCAAAGAATACTATACAACAATCCTTATTATTAACCAAACTCCTATGGGCAACAAATCCCACCCTCCAGAACTAGTTACTGGGTAATCCAAGGGCTTTTCACCCCTGATAGGCTAAGTAGTTTATCATATGCCCAAGAGGTAAGGGTCTTCCCAATCTAGATCTTATAGTaatcatattatttataaatgtaAATTGTTCAAACAAATCTACAAGGTATGAGGCTTGGCAATGATAAAATTGAGCACGTTTTTATTAAGGGTATTATAAAATTGAGCACATTTAATCAAACGTTGATAAGTGGCTATGGAGGTTCACTTAAGAGAATGATCATTCGTGGAAAtgattggttttaaaaaaataagagtaGGAGAAGATGGTTGGATCTATAACCCTGTTGGTATAACCGACAAGGAGAGAGTTTGGAAAGCCATTAAAGTTGGGTGGGActcttttgataagtaataagattttattgaaagaaaaaggGTAGAACCCAAGTACACGGGAAGTATACAAGAGCAATTATAGCCACAATGTTCCTTAACCAATCATAAAATGATACATAGAGTTAACTTTTGGAATGATCTTAGGTGCATTGATAGCACCTTGGCATCCCTTTTCATTGATCTATTCCAACTTGTAGCGAATAAGGATGCTAGGGTGTCTGTGTATATGGAACTATATTATGGGAGAGTGCATTGGAATCAAATTTTGTGAGACATGCTTAGGATTAGGAATTAGATTTCTGCTAATCTTTTTTGAGGTGTTGTACTCCACCTGATTAGTGTGGGGAGGAGAGGGTGTTTGGGAAAGTAAACAAAAATGAGTTCTTTAGTGTGCACTCATACTATGAGGAATTAAGAGGGAATGATGCAACGAATTTCCCTTGGAAAAGCAATACAGAGGGTCAAGGTCCATTTGAGgtggctttctttgtttggatggCTTTTTGGGGAAGGATATTCACAATAGACAACCTCATAAAAGATAAAACGAGGCACATTATTGTAAACTAATGTGCTATGTGCAAACAAGATGGAGAGCCTGCTGATCATTTGCTTCAACATTGCTCAATGGCAAGGgactaatgaaattttatttttgtttaaatggcTTCTTCATTGGAATCTATAAGTAGAGATGAGCGGATAACTAAAAAACATGGTTCTTAAAATGGTAAACACGGTCTTTTTTTGCAAAGTAAATATTTGGAAGGCTCGTGTGGGGagtttaggggggggggggggaagagagagagagagagaggtagcATTTGATGGCCAAGGAGCATGAGGCCGAACTGAATGGAAAGAGTTATACTCAGCGAAGTGTTGGAAGGCCATGGGAGTACGTAATGGGAAGGCACTTTTGGTGGAAGATTAAGATGGGATTGTTCAAGAACCAAGGCCTTTCCTGAAGACCAACTATTGTATGAGGAAATTGGAGGAGATCTTAATGAAGGTCTTGTGCTCATGATGAAAAGACCCTTTCAACACCAAAACAAGAGACCAAAGAAGATTGGTTATGAACCAACATCTTCTTTACCACATGTATCATGGGTGGGCGAGTGTGCAACATGATCATATATAGTGGGAGTTGAGAGAATGTGGTGTTCAAAGAAGTGATAGACAAGCTGAAcctcaaaattgaaaatcattcCCATCTTTACATACTTTGTTGGTTCAATAACAGCATTATGTCATGATTACTGTGAGCTGCCTAGTACCATTCTCTATCCAGAATTAGTACTTCAATGAAGTTCGATGTGATGTGGTGCCCATGAATATTTGCCATAATTGTCTTGAACGACCTTGGCAATATGATCATCAAACCATTCATGATGGGAAGAAGAATATTTACAGTCTTCACAAGCTAGGTCCATGATATATGTTGCTACCAATGAAGAAGAAGGCAAGTCCGAAGCCAATGGCAATAATGAAGTAGAGACCTAAGAAGATTAAGTAATAAGGATAGAGACATGGCGGATTTGCAAAGAATGTCCAAGATCCAAGACTCCAGTGCAAAGTATAATCCAAGAAAATCCCCATATATTTCCTGTTATTTTTACCCTATATTTTGATATCCAATAGGTCCTCCCactcaaacaaaacccaagctTCTGAATAAAGGTAATTCCCAATCCGAACACCTTGCTAAACTTTTTTTCACCAAAGATTCTAGAAATTCCCAAACTTGTCAACTGATAATGTGGCATAAAGTTACATTAAATTCCTTAATACATGATTCTTAGAAAATTAATAAGTCAAGTACAAATTTAAATACACAGAAGGTTCTTCAAATCAATTGTTAGCAAAATAGAATAATTGTAAATACTCAACCACTTCATTCATTTAAGTCTCAATTACACTATATACAGAGCCCctaataattgtttaattaACATGCTAAAGTGTGATATAGAATTTCCATAACTCACCTCCACTTAGTTCTAATAACTCTTTACATCGatataccttaaaaaaaaatagttaagaaaggtaaaaggaaaaaataagttggagaaaaagaaaaaagaaaggttaGCTAGAAGGCATATCATGAAACAGAATTAGCTTCCTCATAGAATGAATCCAACTTCAAACCCTCCCATTTGCCTGGACTTAAAGTGAAACAATGGGCCAGAAATTTCACCTGAACAGCATAAACCACTGCATTAATCGTAATGAAACTTGGTCTCAGTCCATCAGTAGATGCAGCCCGCGCCTGTTTTAATGCACATCAAAAAGTTATTAATCAGAAGTCCACATTTTCCACCTTTTCTAATAAGAGTAATCAAACCTCTTTTATCCATTATAAAGCAACTTGACATCGAATTAAAAGCCGAACCTGATAGTAAATCTCTGCCCAGAAAAGAACCAAAAGTGCGTATGTTGTGAAGAAAGCAAGACTCGGCGTATCAAGCAAGACATGTTGGACAATCTAATTGACATTAAAGCAAACACGTTAGAATCTAACACAATTATTATTGAGTGCAAAGATTTAAAATAAAGCACAAAATCAACAACATGAAactacgaaaaaaaaaaaaaaaacctccggCTTCAACTTTTGGATCTCCCGTCGAAACACGAAAATTAATGATCGAactgtaaaaataataataatacacaaAATTAATCCATGACAAgaataataaaaggaaattaataATGAGATACAAACCTCCATTGACGACGAAATTGAGAAAGTGGAAA
This genomic stretch from Quercus lobata isolate SW786 chromosome 3, ValleyOak3.0 Primary Assembly, whole genome shotgun sequence harbors:
- the LOC115981778 gene encoding tobamovirus multiplication protein 3, which translates into the protein MGRSGGVISAPTAVMVAAYELKNASNWWDQIDESPLWQDRLYHILAALFGIVSFVALVQLIRIQLRVPEYGWTTQKVFHFLNFVVNGVRSLIFVFRREIQKLKPEIVQHVLLDTPSLAFFTTYALLVLFWAEIYYQARAASTDGLRPSFITINAVVYAVQIAMWLIMWWKPLPIVVILSKMFFAGVSLFAALGFLLYGGRLFLMLQRFPVESKGRRKKLQEVGYVTTICFTCFLARCIMMCFNAFDKAADLDVLDHPVLNFIYYLLVEILPSSLVLFILRKLPPKRGITQYHPIR